The Cellulosimicrobium sp. ES-005 genome segment CCGCTCCGTCCCGCAGCGGTGCGCAGTGCGTCGGCGGAACGGTGCAGCGCGGTGAGCTCGGCGTCGGACAGGGGCGTCGGCAGCAAGGTCCCGGCGCCGCCGTGGCTGACCATCGTCGGGACGGAGAGGCACACGTCGTCGATGCCGCGGTAGCCGTTCAGGAGCGAGGAGACCGGCATGACGCGGTGCTCGTCGTTGGTGATCGCCTCGACGATGCGGGAGGCGGCGAGGCCGATCGCGTAGGCGGTGGCGCCCTTGCCGGCGATGATGTCGTAGGCGGAGTGGACGACGTCGTGCGCGATGGCCCGGCGCACCTCCTCGGTCAGCGGCTCCCGGCCGTCGAACGGGTCGAGGTCCAGGAGCGGCACGCCGCCGATCGTCGCGGACGACCACAGGGGCACGGCGGTGTCACCGTGCTCGCCGGCGACGTAGGCGTGCACGTTCTGCACGGCCACGCCGACGTGGTCGGCGACGAGGTACCGGAACCGTGACGAGTCCAGCACCGCGCCGGAGCCGAGGACCTGCGCGCGCGGCAGCCCGGAGTACCGCAGGGCGGCGTAGGTGACCACGTCCACCGGGTTGGTGACCATGAGGTAGACGGCGTGGGGCGTGACCTCGACGAGCTGGAGCATGAGCGTGCGCGCCAGGCCGACGGTCCGGGCGGCGAGGTCGATGCGCGTCTGCCCGGGTTGCTGCTTGGCGCCCGCGGTGACGACGACGACGTCCGCGTCCGCGCAGACCGCGACGTCGTCGGAGCCCTCGACGCGCGCCATGGGCATGAACTGGATGCCGTGGGCGAGGTCGAGCGCCTGGGCGCGGACCTTGGCCGTGTCGACGTCGTACAG includes the following:
- a CDS encoding L-lactate dehydrogenase, whose protein sequence is MQTGETRTGTGGIQTGTTAKVAVVGAGSVGATLAYAVLIRGAAREVVLYDVDTAKVRAQALDLAHGIQFMPMARVEGSDDVAVCADADVVVVTAGAKQQPGQTRIDLAARTVGLARTLMLQLVEVTPHAVYLMVTNPVDVVTYAALRYSGLPRAQVLGSGAVLDSSRFRYLVADHVGVAVQNVHAYVAGEHGDTAVPLWSSATIGGVPLLDLDPFDGREPLTEEVRRAIAHDVVHSAYDIIAGKGATAYAIGLAASRIVEAITNDEHRVMPVSSLLNGYRGIDDVCLSVPTMVSHGGAGTLLPTPLSDAELTALHRSADALRTAAGRSGL